The Synechococcus sp. CC9605 sequence AGTTCGCCGCAAGCTTGGCGTCAGCGCCAGCGCCCACAACCGCCTCGAAGTAGTCGGCCATCGGCCGCTCATCGGTGAGCACCCGCGCGTCGTACTGGGAAAGACCAAGCTCATCGGCGTAGCGATGGCGCTTGGCGGCAGGCAGCTCAGGCAATTCAGCGCGCCAGGATTCCCGCTGATCCGCACTCACCTCAATCGGGCCGAGGTCTGGATCCGGGAAGTAGCGGTAATCGCTGGCCCCTTCCTTGCTGCGCATGCTCTTGGTGAGCTGCTTGCCCTCATCCCAGAGGCGGGTCTCCTGAACGATCGGCTCACCGGTCTCGTAGGCCTTGATCTGACGCTTGATCTCGTACTCGCAGGCCTTCTGGATGGCCGAGAACGAGTTCATGTTCTTGATTTCCACCTTCGTTCCGAAGGGCGCATCCGGGCCCCGACGCACGGAGATGTTGACGTCGCAACGCAGGGATCCCTCCTGCATGTTGCCGTCGCTCACGCCCAGATAACGCATGATTCTGCGGATCTCCGAGGCGTATTCCGCAGCCTCGCGGCCCGTGCGCAGATCCGGCTTGCTGACGATCTCGGCCAGGGCCACACCGGCCCGGTTGTAGTCCACGAGCGAGTGGGTGGAACCCGCCAGGCGGTCGCTGCCGGCATGCACCAACTTGCCGGCGTCTTCTTCCATGTGAAGACGCTCGATACCGATGGTCTTCAGGTAAGTGTCCTTGCCTTTTTCAGCGACCTCCACCTCGATACAGCCCTCTTCAGCGATCGGTTCGTCGTACTGAGAGATCTGGTAGTTCTTAGGCAGATCGGGATAGAAATATTGCTTGCGGTCGAACTTGCTGTGTTCAGCGATGTTCAGATTCAGCGCCATCGCTGCCTTCACGGCGTACTCGAGAACCTTCTGATTCAGCACCGGCAGCGTGCCAGGCAACCCGCACACCAC is a genomic window containing:
- the gatB gene encoding Asp-tRNA(Asn)/Glu-tRNA(Gln) amidotransferase subunit GatB is translated as MPAPAAKDQAWEAVIGLETHVQLGTDSKIFTAASTTFGDEPNTHIDPVVCGLPGTLPVLNQKVLEYAVKAAMALNLNIAEHSKFDRKQYFYPDLPKNYQISQYDEPIAEEGCIEVEVAEKGKDTYLKTIGIERLHMEEDAGKLVHAGSDRLAGSTHSLVDYNRAGVALAEIVSKPDLRTGREAAEYASEIRRIMRYLGVSDGNMQEGSLRCDVNISVRRGPDAPFGTKVEIKNMNSFSAIQKACEYEIKRQIKAYETGEPIVQETRLWDEGKQLTKSMRSKEGASDYRYFPDPDLGPIEVSADQRESWRAELPELPAAKRHRYADELGLSQYDARVLTDERPMADYFEAVVGAGADAKLAANWITGDIAAHVNSNRLSYAELPFRPEKLAEMVQLIDGGKISGKIAKEILPELLEKGGSPKAIVDERGLGIISDPAAIEAIVDELLGAHPDEVEAFRGGKTKLQGFFVGQLMKKTGGKADPKLANQILSKKLKV